The nucleotide sequence CCAGCGCCTTTAAACTCGACCTATCTGTCCTTTCAACGATCTGTAATCTTTACGACGCTGACGGACTTTACACGATCGACAGTACACAACATTCTCCGCTGATCGGCTATGCGTATGATGGCTTTCCAATCTACGGTGCTTATGGTTATTACAACACGACAGGTGGTGGCGGAATCGTGCGCATGAAGTCGAGCTATAGTTTAAGAAACATTACGGTACGCAATACCCATTATAACGGTACTGCAGTAACGTCAGGACCAAATGTGAGTACGACCTATCCCCTGGGTTATTTCAGAGAAGATTACGGTTATGTGGCACCAACGCCTTCCACTCCCGATTACCTCGATGAACATAACGGCCGCTTCTGTGTCACGCCTGAATATCCGGGAGGCACGTATGCCTACTTCTGCACGGTAGATGCCAACTGGAACTCGGCGTATCCCTATGCAGTAGGCCCGACATTTTACGGTGTGAAGACCGCCGCGAAAGTCACGTCCATTACCGAGCCCGTGACTGTTTATACTCCTTCCACTTCGTCTATTGAAAACAATGATCCGCGCTTCAGTCAGGTGACAATATTCCCAAATCCTTCCGGTGAATTCATCGCCATCCAAATCAACGACATCAACCGCAGCGAGGTATCCGTTGAACTCTTTGATATGACAGGAAAGCTGATCAACACAACATCCATCCATCCCGGAAGCACCATTACCTACTTTGATATCCGCACGCTCTACAACGGCGAATACATCGTTCGTCTAAACAGCGATGGGAATATCGTGACACGAAAAATTAGTGTATCAAGATAAACAGTATATCAATCCTCTTCACAATAATAACTTGAAGGTCGATCGAAAAAATGACGGTATTCCCAAAAAAAGTCTAAACAGGAACGCGGATTACACGGATTCTTTTGATTATCGCGGATTTTTTGGCCAATGAACTAAATATTTATCCCGTAAATTCCTTATGCCCTAATTCCATCCGCGTAAATCCTTTAAATCAGTTTCATCCGCGTTCCTGTTTTATACAAAATGATGAATAGAAGCGTCGATTTCAAAATGATGTATGGAAGCGCAGATTACACGGATTCTTTTAATTTTCGCGGTATTGAGGATACAATTTTTCTTTTGAATTGTGGTGATTTTCCAAAGTTAAGTAACAGGCCAAGTTGAAGGTCGGTCGCTCTTAAATAATTGATGAGTTGATATTCATGTTGTTCGCATATGCTTTCTGCAGCTTTAATTTCTATAATAAGTATATCTTCTACAATTATGTCGGCAACGTAAAAACCCACTTGCAAGCCTTCATAATGTACTTTTACTTGTTGCTGAGGCATGCACTTAATTCCTCTGTTCCTTAGCTCCAATAACAAAGCGTTTTCATAAACTTTTTCCAAAAATCCAGCACCCAAAGTATTGTAAACTTTATAAAAGGCATTAATAATATTTCCTGTCAATTGTTCATGCTGCAATTCCATCTGCGTAAATCCATTAAATCCGTGTAATCCGCGTTCAGAATTCTGCGGCCCGACAAATATAGATCTAAAAGAAAATTTACTCGTCCGTTAAACGAATACAATTGCTTAGGTCTCGGATTTCGATATACACAACAGCACGAATAGCCTCTTTTATGAGACATCCTGATTTAAAATAGGGGTAACAGATAGTAAGTTTAAAAACTCCAAAAAGTCAGCTTATACCCGCAGCGTTTTCATCGCCGCACCCCAGGCGATAACCTGATCAAGCAAGGTGTTGACTTCCTTCTCGTGAACTTGATTCGGCTTAAACTCGTTGTAGTTGATGAAATCAGTACCCAACGAAAGGACGACCTGTTCACGAACATCAGCCACCATAAGCTCTCCCATGACCAAACGCAATTGTTCTACAGACCTTGTTCCGCCCGTACTTCCGTAGCTGATGAATCCCGCGGCTTTGTTATTCCATTCTCTATATAAAAAATCAATAGCGTTTTTAAGCGCACCGGGAATACCATGATTGTATTCCGGTGTGACAAAAATAAAGGCATCAAACGAAGCAATCGTTGCGGCCCACTTCTTCGTATGTTCTTTAGAATACTGGCCCTGCATTGCCGGTATCGGTTCGTCCAAAAGTGGAAGATTAAAATCCTTTATATCTACCAATTCAAACTTTGTATCGTTGCGATGGCTCGCAATTTCATTGACCCATTTGGCCACAGCTTCTCCATTTCGGTTCGGACGAGTGCTGCCCAATATGATGGCTATTTTATTCATTTAAACTAAAATTATTATTCTTCACATTTTGTATTCACGTATTCCCCCTTACACTTTGCCATCCATTTACATTCAAATTTTAAAAAGCGAAGCCCCTTTCGATTAACAGGTTACAAACTCGTCTACCCTTTCGTTGGTCATGGATGGAAGATTAGGAAATATCCATGTTTCTGATGCCTGTTTTGCTAATCTGACAAACCGTCAAAGACTTCGCTATAAAATTTCAAACTGATAATGCAAACGGTTTAAAAAAGTTTATTTAATGCTTTTATTCACCGTTTACATTATCAGCATGAGTTATTTACTTCGGCAAATTCAAGCACCTGTGTATATGCCTTTCTCCTCATAAATAAGCCTGATTACTCTATTTCATTCCGTTATCCTTAGGATGAATACTATTCAATTGATCAAAAGGATATACTTTTCCACGGCTCAAAGATGGGTATTGATTTTTTATCATGTGTTACAACATTCATAAATTGGATTACATAATTCACACATTGGCATGCTGCCATTTGCCGGGCACCATTGCTTATTTTGATATCCGAGCCCTCTATATCAATCCGGAATTCTAAGAGAAAAAATGAC is from Bacteroidota bacterium and encodes:
- a CDS encoding YHYH protein; amino-acid sequence: MTRKLIYALLLAISGSTTQAQNPELSAWLINSTGLTASHYVNGNSNVIVDADSANVQTVLYSANWVYVRTKGLPAYPTGPFLDGNPSLATNQDAIFKIPRLPVQNTGTPTATSGGNIGIFVNGVALFDYRDGVAWNANTNALCGGPGNPPCPGGPNANMDWNRDAIVAERLGFDCSKGHPAMGNYHHHQNPSAFKLDLSVLSTICNLYDADGLYTIDSTQHSPLIGYAYDGFPIYGAYGYYNTTGGGGIVRMKSSYSLRNITVRNTHYNGTAVTSGPNVSTTYPLGYFREDYGYVAPTPSTPDYLDEHNGRFCVTPEYPGGTYAYFCTVDANWNSAYPYAVGPTFYGVKTAAKVTSITEPVTVYTPSTSSIENNDPRFSQVTIFPNPSGEFIAIQINDINRSEVSVELFDMTGKLINTTSIHPGSTITYFDIRTLYNGEYIVRLNSDGNIVTRKISVSR
- a CDS encoding GxxExxY protein codes for the protein MELQHEQLTGNIINAFYKVYNTLGAGFLEKVYENALLLELRNRGIKCMPQQQVKVHYEGLQVGFYVADIIVEDILIIEIKAAESICEQHEYQLINYLRATDLQLGLLLNFGKSPQFKRKIVSSIPRKLKESV
- a CDS encoding NAD(P)H-dependent oxidoreductase, producing MNKIAIILGSTRPNRNGEAVAKWVNEIASHRNDTKFELVDIKDFNLPLLDEPIPAMQGQYSKEHTKKWAATIASFDAFIFVTPEYNHGIPGALKNAIDFLYREWNNKAAGFISYGSTGGTRSVEQLRLVMGELMVADVREQVVLSLGTDFINYNEFKPNQVHEKEVNTLLDQVIAWGAAMKTLRV